In Columba livia isolate bColLiv1 breed racing homer chromosome 6, bColLiv1.pat.W.v2, whole genome shotgun sequence, a single genomic region encodes these proteins:
- the NHLRC2 gene encoding NHL repeat-containing protein 2 translates to MAAGGLAGLLPAQTQLEYALLDADTPQEKENLVYQYLKKMDSRERDLTVPELGGDLQWLNTEGPISLHKDLCGKVVVLDFFTYCCINCLHLLPDLHALEHQYSDKDGLIIVGVHSAKFPNEKVLDNIKSAILRYNIDHPVVNDADATLWHELEVSCWPTLVILGPRGNMLFSLVGEGHREKLFLFTSITLKFYKERGQIKDNNIGIKLYRDSLPLSPLLFPGKVTVDDSGERLVIADTGHHRILVTRKNGQILHIIGGPNSGRRDGRFSEATFNSPQGIAIKNNVIYVADTENHLIRKIDLELEVVTTVAGIGIQGVDKEGGAKGEEQAISSPWDVVFGNSISGTQEDDVLWIAMAGTHQVWALMLEGGKLPKGSDLKKGVCLRFAGSGNEENRNNAYPHKAGFAQPSGLSLAAEEPWNCLFVADSESSTVRTISLKDGAVKHLVGGERDPLNLFAFGDVDGVGINAKLQHPLGVTWDKKRKLLYVADSYNHKIKVVDPKMKNCSTLAGTGEAGNVIGSSFTQSTFNEPGGLCVEENGRLMYVADTNNHQIKVLDLETKILSMLPILNPEVCDVPDNLPAQKDKVTNLPKLPKSAPNVQLPSLTVAPGQTIQFLLKLTLPPDSKLNEEPPSSWFITAEDNTWLLQGQCPTGEIKDISRQTTIPFQLPRSCLSAEATLAIKVCLYYCSKGSSACMMKGISFSQPLQVANTDQDSLAQVELIHTF, encoded by the exons ATGGCGGCGggggggctggcggggctgcTGCCCGCCCAGACACAGCTGGAGTACGCCCTGCTCGACGCCGATACTCCCCAGGAGAAGGAGAACTTGGTCTACCAGTACCTGAAGAAGATGGACAGCCGGGAGCGGGACCTGACGGTGCCCGAGCTCGGCGGAG ATCTACAATGGTTAAACACTGAAGGTCCTATTTCTCTTCACAAAGACCTTTGTGGAAAAGTTGTGGTGTTGGATTTCTTTACTTACTGCTGCATCAATTGCTTGCACCTGCTGCCTGATCTCCACGCGTTAGAGCACCAGTACTCTGATAAAG atggTCTTATTATTGTTGGAGTCCATTCAGCAAAATTCCCAAATGAAAAAGTTCTGGATAACATTAAAAGTGCCATTCTGAGGTATAATATTGACCACCCTGTAGTAAATGATGCAGATGCAACACTCTGGCATGAACTAGAAGTGTCCTGCTGGCCGACTCTGGTCATCCTTGGGCCTCGCGGAAATATGCTGTTTTCGCTTGTTGGAGAGGGACACAGAGagaagttgtttttatttacttctatAACACTGAAATTCTACAAGGAGAGAGGACAAATCAAAGATAACAACATTGGAATAAAGCTATACAGAGACTCCCTCCCCCTGTCACCCCTGCTCTTTCCTGGCAAAGTGACTGTGGATGATTCAGGAGAAAGGCTGGTAATAGCAGACACTGGACATCATAGGATTTTGGTCACTCGAAAAAATGGACAAATTCTGCACATTATTGGAG GTCCAAACAGTGGAAGGAGAGATGGAAGATTTTCAGAGGCAACTTTCAACTCACCACAAGGGattgctattaaaaataatgttatttatgTAGCTGATACAGAAAATCACCTAATTAGAAAG ATTGACCTGGAATTAGAGGTGGTGACCACTGTAGCAGGCATTGGGATACAAGGTGTTGATAAGGAAGGTggagcaaaaggagaagaaCAGGCTATCAGCTCTCCGTGGGATGTGGTCTTCGGAAATTCAA TTTCAGGGACCCAGGAAGACGATGTTTTATGGATAGCAATGGCAGGCACTCATCAGGTATGGGCCCTGATGCTGGAAGGTGGAAAACTACCAAAGGGAAG TGATTTAAAGAAAGGAGTCTGCCTTCGATTCGCTGGGAGTGGGAACgaagagaacagaaacaacGCATACCCACACAAGGCAGGCTTTGCGCAGCCTTCGGGTCTTTCTCTGGCTGCTGAGGAACCATGGAACTGCCTTTTTGTAGCGGATAGCGAGAGCAGCACCGTGCGAACCATCTCTCTGAAAGACGGAGCAGTGAAACACCTTGTAGGAGGAGAGAGAGATCCATTG aatttgtttGCCTTTGGTGATGTGGATGGAGTGGGCATAAATGCAAAGCTGCAGCATCCCTTAGGTGTAACAtgggacaagaaaagaaaactgctCTATGTAGCAGATTCCTATAATCATAAG ATTAAGGTTGTAGATCCCAAGATGAAGAACTGTTCTACCCTGGCAGGCACAGGAGAAGCAGGCAATGTTATCGGTTCCAGCTTTACACAGTCAACTTTTAATGAACCGGGAGGTTTGTGTGTTGAAGAAAACGGCCGCTTGATGTATGTTGCAGACACAAATAATCATCAGATTAAAGTGCTGgatttggaaacaaaaattCTTTCCATG TTGCCTATCCTGAATCCAGAAGTGTGTGATGTTCCAGACAACCTGCCTGCGCAAAAGGATAAAGTAACAAACCTTCCAAAACTGCCTAAATCTGCACCAAATGTTCAACTTCCTTCACTTACAGTAGCTCCTGGCCAGACAATTCAGTTTTTATTAAAGTTGACTCTTCCTCCAGATTCAAAACTGAATGAAGAACCACCCAGTTCCTGGTTCATCACAGCAGAAG ATAATACCTGGTTGCTTCAAGGACAGTGTCCAACTGGAGAAATAAAGGATATTTCTCGTCAAACTACCATTCCCTTTCAGTTACCCAGGAGCTGCCTGTCAGCTGAAGCTACCCTGGCTATCAAAGTGTGCCTCTACTATTGCAGCAAAGGTAGCAGTGCCTGCATGATGAAAGGAATCTCGTTCAGTCAGCCTTTACAGGTAGCTAATACAGACCAAGACAGCTTGGCTCAAGTTGAGCTGATCCACACGTTTTGA